In Cellulomonas wangsupingiae, the genomic window GGGGCGAGGCGCTCGTCGACGGCCCCGTGCAGGTCAAGCGGGCCATCCCGAGCCTGGCGCTGCTGCCGCTGCTCATCCTGTGGCTCGGCATCGGCGAGACGATGAAGGTCGTCACGATCCTGCTCGGCGTCCTTATCCCCGTGTACATCCACACCCACAACGGGCTGCGGACCATCGACGCGCGCTACGTCGAGCTCGCGGAGACGGTGGGGCTGACGCGCTGGGGGTTCCTCACGCGGGTCGTGCTGCCCGGCGCGCTGCCCGGCTTCCTGCTGGGCCTGCGGTTCGCCGTCACCGGCTGCTGGCTGGCGCTGGTGGTGGTGGAGCAGATCAACGGCACCGCCGGCATCGGCTACATGATGGAGCTGGCCCGCACGTACGGGCAGACCGACGTCATCGTCGTCGGGCTGGTCCTGTACGGGATCCTCGGCTACGGCTCCGACCTGCTCGTCCGTCTCGTGCAGAGGAGGGCCCTGTCATGGCGGCGCACGCTGGCGGGCTGACCGCACCCGGCCCCACCGAGGACGCGCGCGTCCCGGCCCACTCGGCCGTCCCCGCACCCGCCCACGGCGTCCTGGCGGACGAGCGCGTCACGACGGACGACGGCTCCGTCGTCGTGCGGGACCTGGTCCGGGCGTACGGGCTGGGCGAGGGCGACGGCCGCGTGCTGCGCGGCCTGGACCTGACGATCGCGGCGGGCGAGTTCGTCGCGATCCTCGGACGCAGCGGGTCCGGCAAGAGCACGCTGCTGCGCGCGCTGGCCGGCCTCGACCACGACGTGCACGGCACGGGCACGATCGCGGTGCCCGAGCGGGTGTCGGTCGTGTTCCAGGACTCGCGGCTGCTGCCGTGGGCACGCGTGCTCGACAACGTCGTGCTCGGGCTCCGCGGCCCCGGCGCCCGTGACCTGGGCACCGAGCGCCTGGCGGAGGTCGGCCTGGCCGGCCGCGAGCGCGCCTGGCCCACCGAGCTGTCGGGCGGTGAGCAGCAGCGGGTGTCGTTGGCCCGCTCGCTGGTCCGCGAGCCGCAGCTCCTGCTGGCCGACGAGCCGTTCGGGGCCCTCGACGCCCTGACGCGCACCCGCATGCACGCCCTGCTGCGGGACCTGTGCGCGCGGCACCGGCCCGCGGTCCTGCTGGTCACGCACGACGTCGACGAGGCGATCGCGCTGGCCGA contains:
- a CDS encoding ABC transporter ATP-binding protein, which encodes MAAHAGGLTAPGPTEDARVPAHSAVPAPAHGVLADERVTTDDGSVVVRDLVRAYGLGEGDGRVLRGLDLTIAAGEFVAILGRSGSGKSTLLRALAGLDHDVHGTGTIAVPERVSVVFQDSRLLPWARVLDNVVLGLRGPGARDLGTERLAEVGLAGRERAWPTELSGGEQQRVSLARSLVREPQLLLADEPFGALDALTRTRMHALLRDLCARHRPAVLLVTHDVDEAIALADRVVVLDAGRIALDTPVTHRDPADPGFVALRRGLLDALGVPPVVPSSGTPSTFPSTSLPTSLPHRSTP
- a CDS encoding ABC transporter permease, producing MSTLSLPQGLTRRPVARPAPGAARARRTARPGRRLGPGRPLRGGTLIGLGALLAVWSVGSAVGLIDQRTLSAPWTVVTTAADLVADGRLQEHLAVSAGRALSGLALGVLAGTVLAVVAGLSRWGEALVDGPVQVKRAIPSLALLPLLILWLGIGETMKVVTILLGVLIPVYIHTHNGLRTIDARYVELAETVGLTRWGFLTRVVLPGALPGFLLGLRFAVTGCWLALVVVEQINGTAGIGYMMELARTYGQTDVIVVGLVLYGILGYGSDLLVRLVQRRALSWRRTLAG